A window from Arsenophonus sp. aPb encodes these proteins:
- a CDS encoding plasmid partitioning/stability family protein has translation MKAQNRKKIVAYLHPELYKQDKKAKYVIDEIPQSLRGDFYRQAVVVGAALLQIDDRLLSLISTFYAGEFSADNLLILIKNIIGDVELLAAKNQEKNLTTEGDLIEKKIANQLSLLKK, from the coding sequence ATGAAAGCGCAAAATAGAAAAAAAATAGTAGCTTATTTACACCCTGAACTTTATAAACAAGATAAAAAAGCTAAGTATGTTATTGATGAAATACCACAATCATTGAGAGGTGATTTTTATCGGCAGGCTGTTGTTGTTGGTGCGGCATTATTACAAATAGATGATCGTTTGTTGAGTCTTATAAGCACTTTTTATGCAGGAGAATTTAGTGCTGATAATTTATTGATTTTAATTAAAAATATAATTGGTGATGTAGAATTATTGGCAGCAAAAAATCAGGAAAAAAATTTGACAACGGAAGGTGATTTGATAGAAAAAAAAATAGCAAATCAGTTATCTTTATTAAAAAAATAA
- the parM gene encoding plasmid segregation protein ParM domain-containing protein codes for MLQIACDDGSTSVKLAWLENDKMVTHISPNSFKDGWSTDFFGNKSVYNYLIDDHKYTHDIGSKSVINTTHVSYQYNVLNRLAIHHALLTSGIPPQDVELVITLPVTEFFTTDAQINEDNIARKKNNVLGKIELNKGKLFNIKKVFVMPESIPAAREVLIKDNVTPLERSLIVDLGGTTLDCAVIQGALDGISEIKGNPEIGTSRLTKTVMNSLNIASSPSSYFIADEIIKNIHNREILEDIINDMDKINDVINTVKIGSKNLADSVISEIQTINNLNRIYLTGGGAEIIYPYVKDYFEVKKVKKIADPQLALVKAIALS; via the coding sequence ATGTTGCAAATTGCCTGTGATGACGGATCAACCAGTGTTAAATTAGCTTGGTTAGAAAATGATAAAATGGTCACTCACATTTCGCCAAATAGCTTTAAAGATGGTTGGAGCACTGATTTTTTTGGTAATAAGTCGGTCTACAATTATTTAATAGACGATCATAAATATACGCATGATATTGGTAGTAAATCCGTTATTAATACAACTCATGTTTCATACCAATATAACGTACTCAATAGATTAGCGATTCATCACGCACTTTTGACATCAGGTATACCACCTCAAGATGTAGAATTGGTTATTACATTACCTGTTACAGAATTTTTTACCACTGATGCTCAAATAAATGAAGATAATATTGCGAGAAAAAAAAATAATGTATTAGGAAAAATAGAATTAAATAAAGGAAAGTTATTTAATATTAAAAAAGTGTTTGTAATGCCTGAATCTATTCCAGCGGCAAGAGAGGTTTTAATTAAGGACAATGTTACTCCACTTGAACGAAGTTTGATTGTTGATTTGGGGGGAACAACGCTTGATTGTGCTGTTATCCAGGGAGCGCTTGATGGTATTTCAGAAATAAAAGGAAATCCGGAGATAGGAACATCACGATTAACAAAAACAGTGATGAATTCGCTGAATATTGCATCCTCTCCAAGTAGTTATTTTATTGCGGATGAAATTATCAAAAACATTCATAATAGAGAAATTCTTGAAGATATCATTAATGATATGGATAAAATTAATGATGTTATTAACACAGTAAAAATAGGTTCAAAAAACCTAGCCGATTCGGTTATTTCAGAGATACAAACAATTAATAATCTTAATAGAATATATCTAACAGGAGGTGGAGCCGAGATTATATATCCTTATGTTAAAGATTATTTTGAAGTAAAAAAGGTTAAAAAAATTGCAGATCCACAACTCGCTTTAGTAAAAGCTATTGCTTTATCTTAA